GTCTTCTCTTCTTTCGAGTATAAGGTCCGCGATTCCTTCCGCTTCCTCTAATTCGTCCGCAAACCCGACTAGTGCCGGTTTTTGAAAATCCTCGTTCTTGGTATATAGATACTTCTCGTATTTCTCTCTGAAATTTGAAAGGACTGTGTTCGCTAGATTTAATATGGAAGGGGTGCTTCTATAATTCCTTTCCAGATAAATCGTTTTTGTTTTGGGAAATATTTTAGGAAAATTGAAAATACCGTTCACGTCCGCGCCGCGAAAAGAATATACGCTTTGCGCGTCGTCTCCTACCACGAGTATATTTTCGTGGTCTAGAGCTAAGAGACAGGAGATATGGGCTTGGATCTGATTGGTGTCCTGGAATTCGTCCACCATGATGTAACGATATTGTTCCGATATTTTTTTGCGGACGGTCTCGTGCTTATTCAGAAGTTCCAAGCAATAAACGAGCAGATCATCATAGTCCACAAGAGATCGAAGCCTTTTGTATTCCGAATATTCCACGAATATCCTTTGGATCAGAATCGATTGGTCCAGAAATTTAGGGTATTCGGCTTTTAGGAGTTCCTCCAATGTTTTGGAGCGATTGATCATCGCAGAGTGTAAGGAAATCAGCGTATCGTTGGAAGGAAATCTGGATTTTTGTAATGCGTATTCTCCCTGAGTCCTAAGCAATTGAAAAATATCGGAGCAATCCGATTCGTCCAGAATGGAGAATTGAGAGGATAATCCCAAAACGGGAGCGTATTTTCGGAGAATATGACTACTAAAGGAATGGAAGGTTCCGCCATGGACCCGAGCGCAGCGTTTGTCCAATAGGGAAACGGAACGAGAGAGCATTTCTCTCGCTGCTTTTCGGGTAAAAGTGAGTAATAGAATGTTTTCTGCGGGAATTCCGGCTTCGACCAATTTCGCCAGGCGGTGGACGATGGTCTTCGTTTTTCCGGTCCCCGCTCCCGCTATGACGAGAACGGGACCTTCGGTGGTCTCGATGGCCTCTTTTTGCTTTTCGTTTAAGAGATCCGGTTCCGACATCGAGACTCAGTGGTGGTGGTGTCCCCCCTCTCCGTGAACGTGACCATGGCTGACTTCTTCGTCCGTAGCGGTGCGAGTGGTTACGATCTGCACGTCGAAAATCAGGTCCACGCCTGCAAGAGGATGGTTTCCGTCCACGATGATGGTTTCTCCCTTGATTTCGGTGATGGTATAAACTACATCGGGTTCGTCCGTTTGGAACATCATTCCTACGCTCAGCACTTCTCCTTCCGGAAACTGGCTCTTAGGAACATCGAAGACTTTTTCCGGATCTTTAGGGCCGTAGGCCTTATCCGCATCCACAGAGATGACTCGCTTGTCGCCTGCGTTTAGGCCTTTGATCTCGTCTTCCAGACCTGTGATGATCTGGCCCGTGCCTTCCAAATAGGAAAGAGGGTGGCTGCCTTCGGAGGTATCGATCAGATTTCCCTCTTTGTCCTTTAACGTATAATGGAAGGTTACGACTCTAGGATTCATTCAAATTGGCTCCGTTTGGGGGGTAATTCCCGGTTAGCGGTGGGACGGAAAGATTGGTTCCGAAACCGTGCTTAAGTTAGTATATTCTTGGAAGGTCCTGGGACAATCAGATTTTTGCGATTAGTCTAAAAGTCATAGGAAATTTCGACTCCGAAACTTTCCACTTCCTTGATGAATTGTTCCACTCGGTTTGCTAGGAAGAACCAAGAATCCCGATGGACTATATCGCTTAGGAAATTCAAGAAGCGATTGGTATTCATAAGGGCGAACGAGTTGTCCTGGGTATAATTGACTAAAATAGTATAGGCCAGGGACTTGAGAACGCGATCGTGAGCCGGAAGTTCGTGCAGATTGGGAAGGGAAGGTTCGGACAATATAAGCCTAGACTTGGAATTTCCTTCCGTAATGTAAAGGTTATAGTCCGTTGAATTCGGCACTCTTTCCGCGGAGTATACTTTCATTCTGATTTTCCCCTATCCTTTAAGAGGATTTTATGTCTGTACCGACTCAAAATCGAATTCCATTTAGAAACAATACCGGAAAAAGTCAACGGGAAAGAATCCTTTTGTCATTGCTAAGCCACAAAACGAATCTTAGCTTGGCCGATATTTAAGAAGCCTTTTTCAAAATATTTGTAGTCCGAAAGAAACTTTCCCCGTCTAAACCGTTCTCGGCTAGGAACTTTACGATTCTATCCTTAGAATAGCCCAGTTTAAAATAAATTTTTGCCAAGAGCAGGATATTTTCCTCTTTTTTAGACTCTCTATATAGTATCTTTTCAGAATATATTCTGGCCCGATCGAAATTTCCACTTTTATAAAGTGCCCAGGCGGTAAGATAAGAAAGTTCCAGATCCATAGGATGGGTTAGGGCTAAACTTTCGAATCTTAGGACCGCTTCCTTTCTTCTTCCCGATTTCCAAAAAGAGACTGCAGTTTGTAACGTTTTTCTTTTGGAGATTTCGCTCCGTTTCCCGGATGCTCGGGAGGTTTCTTCGTAAGATTCCCGAATCAACTGCACAAGACTCAGGTCGTCCGTAAAATCACCTAACATACGTATGCGATTCATTACCGATTCCAGGTCCGAAGGACTCTCAGAGGCGATTCTTAGAAATTCTTCGGAAAAGGAACGGATTTCGGAAGATTCTTCTCTAAGTCTTAGATCCTCTCTTCCGTCGGAACCGATTAAGATCCTGTCCCCTTCTTCCAGAGAAAGCCCGATTACTCTGATCTGGGTGGAATCGAAAGGAAAACCCATTTTAGGATTAGAATCCTCTTCTAAGAAACCGGCAATTCCGCGACGGACGAGTACGGATCTCGGATGGTCTGAATTGAGTAAGAATAAAGAGGAAGTTTCCGGATCCAACAGACAAAACACTCCTGTCACGAATAGGTTCCCGTCGAAGGTCTGAAAGACGCGGTGCAATTCTTGGTATACTCCAACAAGCCAGGTCTCCGGAGGTTGGGGAGAAGAATCGAAGTTTAATATCTTTGCACGAAATAAGGCCGATATCAATAGGGAGCCCGCGGCTCCTTGCAGGGATTTTCCCATCGCATCAGAATTCATTAAGGCTAAATAGGCTTTCTCCCCCAATTTGACCTCTTCCATCCAGATGGCATCTCCTCCCAATTCCCAAGTTTTACCCTTGAATTCGAATTTCTTAAATTGGGAAGAGAGAGTTTCCAAGCGGAATGTAGCGTAGGAGGCCATCTTGGACTCGAAACTTTTTTGTAGGATTCCCATAAGGAAATAATCGCCGTCCTGTTTTTCCTTCATGATCCTTGCTTCTTTTAGGGATTCTCTCAATTCTCCGGTTCGTGATTTCACTTCCTCCTGCAATTTTCCGTTCCAGACTTCCAACTCCAGTTTCATCTCTAAAAATCGTTGGGAGAGTCGAAATGCTGAAAATACGATCAAACCTAGAACGGAAAATCCGGAGGTTCTGGGAAGGTCCGCGATTCCTCTTGCGATCGCGGTATCCAATCCGATGGAAACGAATAGTATTAAAATTGCCCCTAAGAATCCGAAGGCGTCCTTTTCTCCGGAGCGAATTCTATCGACCAGTCTTAAAAGAATGAGGATACAATAGGGGATCCAAGAAGGTTGGAGTAGGGTTCGATTCCAGTGATCCATGTTTAGAATGGATTCCGAAAAATAGAAGATACTCGCGCATAAAACGGACCAGAGGAAAAGTAGGAAAGATACCTTTACCATTTTAACGCCGAAAAATCCGGAAAGAAAGGCGAAGAAACTAGGAAATAGAAAGGGAAGAATACAGTATTCCAGCTTCTTACAATCCGAAAAAGATAAACCTAGTTCGTATTTCCATTCGCTCCCTAAGAATTCGTAAACGGAGAATAATACCAAAAAGGTCCCGAAGAAAAGATTGGAGGAGAGACTTGTTTCCTTTAGTCCTAATAAAAGAAAATAGAAACCTATTGAAATGAATAAAGAGATGAGTATTAGAAGGGAAATCTGGAAAACGTAATATTCTTTTCGTATCTTGTCCGCCGGACCGATTTTGGGAGTTCCTCTTAAGACTCCGATCTCTTTTGGAAAATAGCCTCGAATATAAAGATCTATTCTGTTTTCGGAGGAAAACGGGATTCCGTATAGAATGCGGGTTTTGTCATACCTGTCTTCATATTCTTCTTGGTTGTAAATCGATTGTCCGTTCCAGAATATTTGCAAATTCTCCGAAACTTTACCAAGGGACAACGCTAGGCTGCATTCTTCCGAAGGAGAAGAATAGACTACGTTGCGACTGAGATAAACGAATCCGGAAGAGATTGGGAATAGATTTTTGGGAAGGTTCGTTTTTCCGATCGGGACCCTTTGCGAATCTAGTATATCCCAGCCTTCGGACAGATCTTGGATTTCCCTACAAGGATCTCCCGAGAAGCCGGGAGATCCAGAAAACGAATAGATTCCCTTCTCCAAAAATCCGAAGAAAAGGGAAATTCCTAGGCTAAAGATAGAAACGATAAAACAAACGACGCATTTTCCGAACATAACTGCCTCCGATAAGAGGCAGGTCGCTAAGAAGGGAAAATGCGCGCGTTTTTTCTAATTTTGTTCGGTTCCTATCCGGATGGCCGCGAGATATCCCTCTAACATCGCGCGTTTTGCATCGATTCCGGAAGCGTCTTTCGCGCCTCCGATTAAATAGGAAGGAACGTTCGCTCTTTCTTTTAAGAAACTCTCATACAAGGACTTATCGCTGACCTGTCCTGCGCATAATATGATCGAATCGCATTCCAAAGTTTTGGATCCGTCTTTTTTGGTTTCAATAACCAATCCTTGGTCCGTTACTTCCTTATAGGTTAGGGACGAAAGGAAATCCACTCCCTTGGATTGCAATTCTTGTAAGAGCGCCCAGGAGGTAGTTTGTCCGAGCCCCGCTCCCACTTTTCCGTTTCTGCGAAGGATGGAAACTTTGCGGTCCGCCTTTTCGGGAAGAATATGAGCCTCCGTATAAGATCCTACATTGTATCTGTGGAAGTAAGATGGAATATCGGGATCCTTTTCTTCGGTGAGTTTGTGAGCCACATCCACTCCGATTCCTCCTCCGCCTATGATGGCTACGGATTTTCCAGGACGGAAAGTTCCGTTTAGGAATTCCACATAGCTTGCGTGAGGTTTCTTTTCTAATCCAGGTAATTTCAAGTCCCGAGGAAGCACTCCGGTCGCGAAGATGACCGCATCCGGTTTCAAGGAATCCAAGAGAGCCAAATCCGCTCTGGTTTTCAGTCGTATATCCACGCCCAGTCTAGGAAGTTCGTTTTTGAAATAGCGAACCGTTTCGAAGAATTCGAATTTTCCTGGAATAGACGCTGCTAAATTCAATTGTCCCCCTAATTTTTCAGTGGCTTCCAGTAGAATGACTTCGTGTCCCCTAAGAGCGGAAACTCTTGCCGCTTCCATTCCGCCCGGTCCGGAACCTACTACGACTACTCTTTGCTTTTTGACGGGACTAAGAGTGTTCCAATCCAATTCTCTGTTTGCGGAAGGATTCACGAGACAGGATACCATTTCTTCTTTGAAAGTATGATCCAAACAAGCTTGGTTACATGCGACGCAAGTATTGATTCTCTCCGTCTCATTCTTCTTCATTTTCGTTACGATATCTGCATCCGCCAAGAAAGGACGCGCCATACTTACGATATCCGCTTCTCCCTTGGACAATACTTCTATGATAGTTTCCGGCATATTGATTCGGTTGGAGGCGATGATCGGAATACCGGGAACAGCATTCTTTACTTTAGCCGCAATTTTGGCCCAGGCTCCTCTAGGAACCAATTGAGAGATGGTAGGAATGCGAGACTCATGCCATCCGATTCCTATATTCAAAGCGTCTGCGCCGTTTGCTTTTAATTCTGTAGCAAGAGCTACGACTTCTTCGAAGCTAGGATTGCCGGGAATCAGATCTATTCCGGACATACGAACGATCACAGGATATCCAGGGCCGACTTGCTTTCGGACTTCTTTCATGACCTCGATTGCGAATCTTCTTCGGTTTTCAGGAGAACCTCCGAACTCGTCCGTTCTCTTGTTCGTGACTTCGGAGAAGAATTGATTCACCAGATAACCTTCGGAGGCCATGACCTCCACGGCACGGAATCCGATCTGCTTCGCTTTCAAAGCGGAAGAACCGAAATCGCGGATGGTTCTCCAAGCGTCTTCCGTAGAAAGCTCCTTAGGAATAAATCGATTGATAGGAGCGCGGAGAGGAGAAGGGGCCACGAGTTCCCTGTGATAGGCGTATCTACCCGCATGAAATAATTGGGCGCAGAAAATACCCTGAGGTTTCAGCGCCTGGGCCACTATTTCCAATTCTTTGCAATCTTCTTCCTTTTGGAAATCGAAGAAGATATTGGAACCTTTGCCTTCCGCGTTAACCGAGATTCCACCGGTGGTGATGAGACCGACTCCTCCTTCGAATCTTCTTCCGTAAAAAGCGATCATTCGATCCGCAGTATGGGGTAATCCTTCCAAACCCAGGTGCATGGAACCCATGATGATTCGGTTCGGAATCGTTTCGGAACCCAGGGTAATGGGTTGGAAGATTGAGGAAGTATCTAAAGAAGACATAGAAAGTCGCTTCTCCTAAGGATAAATACAGAACAGTCGTTCTACTAAGAAATGTTTTAATGGAAAGTGCAAAACGCAAACGGTTTTTCGAAGATTTCAAAAATTGGTACCGAACGACATTCGGTACCAATCCCGATTTTGGAGTTAAGAAATGGAGAAGCGATTCAAAGCAGAGATATAGGCTTGGCTACATGCCTCTATGATATCCGTGGAACTTGCTTTTCCTACGACTCTTTCTCCGTGTTTTTCCAATGTGACCGAGGCTTCCGCCAAAGCGTCTTGTCCTTCCGTTACGGGAGAGATCACCAGTTTGATTAGTTCTGCGTCCAGAACGGTCGCCTTTTGGATGGCTTTGAAGATGGAATCCACGGGGCCATCCCCGGTTGCGGATTCTTCCTTCATGGTTCCATTGATGGAAATACGAATGCTCGCTGTAGGTGTACTTTTCGTTCCCGTAGTGACATGAAAACTCTCCAGAACGAAGCGATCCTGTGATGACTTTCTGGATTCGTCCGCGAATAATGCGCGAATGTCTTCGTCGAAGATTTCCTTTTTACGATCCGCGATTTCCAGAAATCTCTGGTAAGCCGCTTCTAATTCGTCAGCATGAGGGCTGAATCCTAATCGCACGATCCTGTCTTTGAATCCCGCTCTACCGCTGTGTCTTCCGAGTACCATACGATTGGATTGGACTCCCACGCTTTCCGGAGTCATAATTTCATATGTTTCACGATTTTTTAATACACCGTCTTGGTGGATTCCGGATTCGTGAGCGAAAGCGTTGGCTCCTACGATCGCTTTATTGGGTTGGACTACCATTCCTGTGATGGTTTTGACTAAATAGGAAGCCTTCGCAATCTCTTCCGTGTTGATTCTGGTTTGGATGCCGAATTTATCCTTACGCGTGCGGAGAGACATCACCACTTCTTCCATGGCGGTGTTTCCGGCTCTCTCTCCGATTCCGTTCACTGTACATTCTACTTGTCTTGCTCCGTTTTGGATGGCGGCGAGGCTATTCGATGTTGCGAGCCCCAAATCGTTATGGCAATGAGCGGAGAAGATTGCCTTATCGCTACCTTTTACGTTCTGGATCAGGAACTGGAAGAGGTCTCCGTATTCGTAAGGAGTCGTATATCCTACCGTATCCGGAATATTGATCGTAGTCGCACCTGCCTCGATGACCGCTTCGCAGAGTTCCCGCAAAAAACTAGGCTCGGAACGGGTGGCGTCTTCGGGGGAAAACTCCACGTCTTCCACGTAGTCTCTCGCGATTTTTACCGCTTCTACCGCCATCTTCAGAACTTCCGCAGGTTCCTTTCCCAGTTTGAATTTCATATGAATGGGAGAAGATGCTATGAATGTATGGATCCTTCTTTTTTTGGCGGGAAGAGTCGCCTTGGCTGCCGCTTCCAAATCGGGACGAACGGCTCGGGCCAATGCCGCGATAATCGGTCCGTCTACTTCTCTGGAAATTCTTTCCACCGCTTGGAATTGCACGGGAGAGGAAACGGGGAAGCCGGCTTCTATGACGTCCACTTTCATCTTTGCCAACTGTAGAGCGATTTCTATCTTTTCGTTTTCGCTCATGGCCGCTCCGGGGCATTGCTCTCCGTCTCTCAGAGTGGTATCAAAAATACGTACAAAATCCTGATTTGCGCTCATATACTTGGAATTCTTCCCTTACTCCAAAATCCTGGCAGGAATCCGGCCGTAAACCCAATATTCCGGGAGAGTTTTCGAAGTTTTCCCTTTAGACCGGATCCGGGAGGAAGAATATGCAATTCTTTGCATCCAGCCTATATTCGGAAGATTGCGAGAAGGCCGCAGATATTTATGCCGGGCTATTTTCCGGATCCGTGCAATTTGCCTCTTCGAATCATGCCGAAATACTTTTCTCGGATTCCAATCGAGTGATCCTTAGTAAGGAAACCCCCGAATGCCCAGTGAGTCCCGGCACTCTGGTTTGGAGGATTTCTCCGGAAGAGGAGAAGGTACTACGAAATCGTCTGCAAGAGTCTGGATTTTCGGAAGAATCTTCCGGAAAGAAATACTTCTCCTATTTGGATCCCTGGGGAAATCGCAATTGGTTTTATTATCTTTCGGACAAGACCTAACCGGGATAAGCCTGCATCTCGTCTTTACCTTCTTTCAAGGCATGTTCCGCCATCTTATGAGCGTCTTCTCCCAGATATTTCTCTATGAAGTAATGGGAGATATAGATGATGGGAGTGATCCCTATGGCGATTAGAATCTTATAGCCGAAGTTCGTGTAGGAAATGGCGTTGAGAGTGGAAAATTCGTAGGTTCCCCAATAAGCCACGAAAATCACGACATAAGAATCCAATAATTGGGAGAATATCGTGGAACCTGTGGCTCTCAACCAGATGAATCGGTTCTTGGTTTTCCTCCGGATCAGATGGAAGATCTGGATGTCCACCAATTGCCCGATGAGATAGGCAATCACGGACCCGGCGATTACCTGTCCCGTATTGAAAAATACCACGCGGAAAGAATGGTCGTCCACGGGAGAATTGGCCGTGGCGGGAATGCTCATATCGATTTGCAGTAAGAAATAGGCCAAAACGATCATGACCATTCCTACTACCGTTAAGTAACGCACCCCTCTGCGGCCGTAATACTCGTTTAAAAGGTCGGTGACGATGAAAGTAATGGGGAAGGGAATCACCCCTAGAGTCAGATTGAAAGAATAGTCCGACACAACAAACTGGATCCACTTGGATCCTGTGACCTCAGCCATCAGAAGAAAAGTAAGGAAGATGGCTCCGAGAACGAAAAAGAGTTTGAAGGGTCGGTTGAATTGCATCGGAGGAAAAATTCTTCGGATTTTGGGACTGTCAATCAAAGAACGGGTCCGAATCCCACAAAGGTTTGACAGCTACGTAGCAACAAAATCACTGGAAGACAGTCGGTGCTTTACTTTTTGCCTCCGCGTTTCGATAAATATAAAGAGTCCAATGAATCCAAACGATGAACCACATACACCTGAGGACCTGATCCGTCCCGTTCCATACCAACCTAAAAAGGCCTCCGTCTGGCAGACGGGTCTTGTGAGCGCTATCTGGCTCTTACTTTCCGGGTTTTCCTTTTATCTGGGCGTCCAAGCCCTAAAGTCCGGACCTAAATCCGAGGCGGATAAGAAGGAAGTAACCGCTATAGTGCTTCCCAATGCAGGAGCGGGAGTAAAATCCGAGATCGCTCCCCAAGGCGCCTGGGAGGATTTTAAGAAATGGTGGAACGCTTCCGATTTCCTGAACGGAACCGACGGATCCAAGGAAAAGGCGGGGGAGTCGGATTCTCCTAAAGTCGTGATCGACGACGAGACCGGTTTTCGTGCCTCCACTTGGTTTTCCGATTATGAGGCGATGAAACGCACGGTTCATCTTTACAACGAAATCCATCCTTTCATTTACGGATTTAAAGGAAGAGAAACGAATAACGGAGATCTGTATTCTCTTTGGGGATCCGCCCAGAAGCATGCTCGTGTTGCGGAATTGAAGTCTTTGAATCCTAAAGTGAAGATTATTCCCACTATTTTCCGTTGGGAGAATAAGAATGAGAAGATCTCCGAAAACATAGGATTGAACGGACGAAACGATATCCGGGACAAGCATATCCAGAATATTCTATACGAAGTGGATACCTATAATTTCGACGGAATCGATATCGATTACGAAGGAATGAGCTGTGAAAAGAAGGAAAAATTCGAAGAGTTCATCGTTCTTCTTTCCAAAGAAATTCACAAGAGAGGGAAGCTTCTCTCCGTTGCGGTACACCCTAAGACCGCTGCCAAAAAAGTCGGCATGAAAGCCTGCAAAGGTCTGAAAGAAAAAATCAATATGGACTTCGCCGAAAACTGGCGGGGACCCATGACCCACGATTATGCTTTCTTAGCGAAGCATGCGGACCGCGTGAAAGTGATGGCTTACGAATTACATCCTCGTAAATACAGAAACCCGGGCCCCGGCCCTCAGGCTCCGAACGTTTGGATCCGTAATATCATTACTTACGCCAAAGAAAGAGTGCCTGCTAAGAAATTGTATATGGCGATCCCTACTTACGGTTACGATTGGGCTCTAAACTGTAACGCGAAGATCAAGTCCGTATATTGGTCGGACGCTCTGAAACGCCAACAATTGGGAGTGACCCATCAACCTACGAATATCACTCGAGTTCTGGCCGATAATAAGAATTCTTCCTCTTGGACCAACCTTTCCAAATTCAGTTGGGTGCATGAAGGAAAGACTTATGAAGACCCGAGCATTTGGTATAAATCCGAAGGTTGTGACCGAGTCGCTTTCTTTATGAATCGAAAAGCTTTCGAAGAAAAGATGACTCTACTTCGTTCCTACGATATCGGAGGATTTTCTTTCTGGCAGTTGCTATCGGATAAC
This sequence is a window from Leptospira wolffii serovar Khorat str. Khorat-H2. Protein-coding genes within it:
- a CDS encoding ATP-dependent helicase, with the protein product MSEPDLLNEKQKEAIETTEGPVLVIAGAGTGKTKTIVHRLAKLVEAGIPAENILLLTFTRKAAREMLSRSVSLLDKRCARVHGGTFHSFSSHILRKYAPVLGLSSQFSILDESDCSDIFQLLRTQGEYALQKSRFPSNDTLISLHSAMINRSKTLEELLKAEYPKFLDQSILIQRIFVEYSEYKRLRSLVDYDDLLVYCLELLNKHETVRKKISEQYRYIMVDEFQDTNQIQAHISCLLALDHENILVVGDDAQSVYSFRGADVNGIFNFPKIFPKTKTIYLERNYRSTPSILNLANTVLSNFREKYEKYLYTKNEDFQKPALVGFADELEEAEGIADLILERREDGVPLKDIAVLFRSGWNSNQLELVLSQRNIPFLKFGGKKFVESAHAKDYLALLKIKENRSDSISWLRILLLIPGIGSAKAKSILQELENGETHLKNIFYSLKGASASYLKELGGLLESDDSDLQKTLGSFIDFYSPLLEKKYDDSKRRIDDLNAFLTLSQKYKTLHEFLVDVSLDGPSKSLEKISPEEEDERLVLSTVHSSKGLEFDTVILLNVTEGSFPSGRGEKNLEEERRLFYVAITRAKRKLLLTFPQISVQKNSQHFNRVSRFIEEIREPEKVLEKQFISKSESSDANHPDSENGGQTKEADARKRIREFFGS
- a CDS encoding FKBP-type peptidyl-prolyl cis-trans isomerase, which codes for MNPRVVTFHYTLKDKEGNLIDTSEGSHPLSYLEGTGQIITGLEDEIKGLNAGDKRVISVDADKAYGPKDPEKVFDVPKSQFPEGEVLSVGMMFQTDEPDVVYTITEIKGETIIVDGNHPLAGVDLIFDVQIVTTRTATDEEVSHGHVHGEGGHHHH
- a CDS encoding LIC14007 family protein, with amino-acid sequence MKVYSAERVPNSTDYNLYITEGNSKSRLILSEPSLPNLHELPAHDRVLKSLAYTILVNYTQDNSFALMNTNRFLNFLSDIVHRDSWFFLANRVEQFIKEVESFGVEISYDF
- a CDS encoding SpoIIE family protein phosphatase, with product MFGKCVVCFIVSIFSLGISLFFGFLEKGIYSFSGSPGFSGDPCREIQDLSEGWDILDSQRVPIGKTNLPKNLFPISSGFVYLSRNVVYSSPSEECSLALSLGKVSENLQIFWNGQSIYNQEEYEDRYDKTRILYGIPFSSENRIDLYIRGYFPKEIGVLRGTPKIGPADKIRKEYYVFQISLLILISLFISIGFYFLLLGLKETSLSSNLFFGTFLVLFSVYEFLGSEWKYELGLSFSDCKKLEYCILPFLFPSFFAFLSGFFGVKMVKVSFLLFLWSVLCASIFYFSESILNMDHWNRTLLQPSWIPYCILILLRLVDRIRSGEKDAFGFLGAILILFVSIGLDTAIARGIADLPRTSGFSVLGLIVFSAFRLSQRFLEMKLELEVWNGKLQEEVKSRTGELRESLKEARIMKEKQDGDYFLMGILQKSFESKMASYATFRLETLSSQFKKFEFKGKTWELGGDAIWMEEVKLGEKAYLALMNSDAMGKSLQGAAGSLLISALFRAKILNFDSSPQPPETWLVGVYQELHRVFQTFDGNLFVTGVFCLLDPETSSLFLLNSDHPRSVLVRRGIAGFLEEDSNPKMGFPFDSTQIRVIGLSLEEGDRILIGSDGREDLRLREESSEIRSFSEEFLRIASESPSDLESVMNRIRMLGDFTDDLSLVQLIRESYEETSRASGKRSEISKRKTLQTAVSFWKSGRRKEAVLRFESLALTHPMDLELSYLTAWALYKSGNFDRARIYSEKILYRESKKEENILLLAKIYFKLGYSKDRIVKFLAENGLDGESFFRTTNILKKAS
- a CDS encoding FAD-dependent oxidoreductase, with the protein product MSSLDTSSIFQPITLGSETIPNRIIMGSMHLGLEGLPHTADRMIAFYGRRFEGGVGLITTGGISVNAEGKGSNIFFDFQKEEDCKELEIVAQALKPQGIFCAQLFHAGRYAYHRELVAPSPLRAPINRFIPKELSTEDAWRTIRDFGSSALKAKQIGFRAVEVMASEGYLVNQFFSEVTNKRTDEFGGSPENRRRFAIEVMKEVRKQVGPGYPVIVRMSGIDLIPGNPSFEEVVALATELKANGADALNIGIGWHESRIPTISQLVPRGAWAKIAAKVKNAVPGIPIIASNRINMPETIIEVLSKGEADIVSMARPFLADADIVTKMKKNETERINTCVACNQACLDHTFKEEMVSCLVNPSANRELDWNTLSPVKKQRVVVVGSGPGGMEAARVSALRGHEVILLEATEKLGGQLNLAASIPGKFEFFETVRYFKNELPRLGVDIRLKTRADLALLDSLKPDAVIFATGVLPRDLKLPGLEKKPHASYVEFLNGTFRPGKSVAIIGGGGIGVDVAHKLTEEKDPDIPSYFHRYNVGSYTEAHILPEKADRKVSILRRNGKVGAGLGQTTSWALLQELQSKGVDFLSSLTYKEVTDQGLVIETKKDGSKTLECDSIILCAGQVSDKSLYESFLKERANVPSYLIGGAKDASGIDAKRAMLEGYLAAIRIGTEQN
- a CDS encoding 2-isopropylmalate synthase, which encodes MSANQDFVRIFDTTLRDGEQCPGAAMSENEKIEIALQLAKMKVDVIEAGFPVSSPVQFQAVERISREVDGPIIAALARAVRPDLEAAAKATLPAKKRRIHTFIASSPIHMKFKLGKEPAEVLKMAVEAVKIARDYVEDVEFSPEDATRSEPSFLRELCEAVIEAGATTINIPDTVGYTTPYEYGDLFQFLIQNVKGSDKAIFSAHCHNDLGLATSNSLAAIQNGARQVECTVNGIGERAGNTAMEEVVMSLRTRKDKFGIQTRINTEEIAKASYLVKTITGMVVQPNKAIVGANAFAHESGIHQDGVLKNRETYEIMTPESVGVQSNRMVLGRHSGRAGFKDRIVRLGFSPHADELEAAYQRFLEIADRKKEIFDEDIRALFADESRKSSQDRFVLESFHVTTGTKSTPTASIRISINGTMKEESATGDGPVDSIFKAIQKATVLDAELIKLVISPVTEGQDALAEASVTLEKHGERVVGKASSTDIIEACSQAYISALNRFSIS
- a CDS encoding queuosine precursor transporter; the encoded protein is MQFNRPFKLFFVLGAIFLTFLLMAEVTGSKWIQFVVSDYSFNLTLGVIPFPITFIVTDLLNEYYGRRGVRYLTVVGMVMIVLAYFLLQIDMSIPATANSPVDDHSFRVVFFNTGQVIAGSVIAYLIGQLVDIQIFHLIRRKTKNRFIWLRATGSTIFSQLLDSYVVIFVAYWGTYEFSTLNAISYTNFGYKILIAIGITPIIYISHYFIEKYLGEDAHKMAEHALKEGKDEMQAYPG
- a CDS encoding glycosyl hydrolase family 18 protein; this encodes MNPNDEPHTPEDLIRPVPYQPKKASVWQTGLVSAIWLLLSGFSFYLGVQALKSGPKSEADKKEVTAIVLPNAGAGVKSEIAPQGAWEDFKKWWNASDFLNGTDGSKEKAGESDSPKVVIDDETGFRASTWFSDYEAMKRTVHLYNEIHPFIYGFKGRETNNGDLYSLWGSAQKHARVAELKSLNPKVKIIPTIFRWENKNEKISENIGLNGRNDIRDKHIQNILYEVDTYNFDGIDIDYEGMSCEKKEKFEEFIVLLSKEIHKRGKLLSVAVHPKTAAKKVGMKACKGLKEKINMDFAENWRGPMTHDYAFLAKHADRVKVMAYELHPRKYRNPGPGPQAPNVWIRNIITYAKERVPAKKLYMAIPTYGYDWALNCNAKIKSVYWSDALKRQQLGVTHQPTNITRVLADNKNSSSWTNLSKFSWVHEGKTYEDPSIWYKSEGCDRVAFFMNRKAFEEKMTLLRSYDIGGFSFWQLLSDNDPGINDYLELLVTNKLPPVPKAPNKETNPDVKQIAPEESQEEAKAASEEVVKK